In the genome of Streptomyces liliifuscus, the window AAGGATGCCCGAAACGACCGGGGAGGTAAGGCCCGGGACGTCGACGAAGGTCGTGTATCGGTCCAGAAGCCGGGCGGCCACCCGGGTATCGCCCCATCGGTGCCCGACCGCGTTCCGGGGGCCGAGGGCCACGTTCAGGCCGTCCATGATGGAGAAGCCGAGACCTTCGTAGTAACTCTCCAGCTCCGGGAAGCAGTTGAGGGTCAGCAGTCCATAACCGGCGCGCGTGAAGCGGCGTACGGAATGCCGAATGAGTTCGGCCCCGATGCCTCGCCCGCGCTGCCCGGGATCCACCGCAACCGCGGTGACGATCGCGGTCCGTTCCGCCAGAAGGTGCGCCAGCGGCACGTCGATGCCGGGATGGTCGAAGAGCCACAGCGGAACGCCTCCGATGAGGACGCCGAGCGTCTCGCCTTCATCGTTTTCGGCCACGATCATCAGGGCCCGGAAGTGGGAGAGCGGCTCTTCCTGCGGCAGGGACAGGTTCGGCCGTACGTCCTCGAACGCGTCGGGATCGTCGGGGTTCACGTCGGCGAGGAGCCGCATGACGGCGTCCGCGTCGGTGGGCGCCGCGTCGCGGAGGGTGATGCCGGGCAGGCGTGTGCGGGTGCTACGCATAGGGACTCCTGGGGCGGTATGAGGCGCGGTGCGTCGCCTCTGGGGTTGGCGGAAGGGAGGGCTGCCGGAGGGGCCTCAACGGCGGTTCGGGCTCTGAGGCCGGGCCGACCGGAGCTGAGAGCTGCCCGGGCGGCCCGGAGCGCTGTGCGAGGGACGTCAGTAGATGTGGCGGCCGTCAGGGACTGTCCGGCCGATCAGGCGCCAGGGCGGGCCGTCGTTCAGGACGCCCATCGGGCACCGATCCGGCTGGTGCGTCGACAGGTCGGCCTCGATGGCCGTGTACCAGTGCTGGGTGAGCGGGCACCGCGTTCCTCGTGCGCAACCCGGCCGCTCCGCGACGAAAACGTGGTAGACGTCCGTCGAAGTGGGGAGGGACCGGCGGAACGCGCCCGAGATGCGCTTGCCGTAAGCCGACGGGCTCTCGCTCCGGTACCGCCCCCATACCTGGATGCCGTAGACGAACTGCGTCTGGCCGCCGCGGTCGAGCCGCCAGCGCAGCACGGAGCCGTAGCGCGGGTTGTCGGGCCTGGACTCGTCCGCGCCCGCGGGCACCGCTCCGGTCATGTCGAGGACGGTCTGGCCGGTCCCGGTGAACGCCTGGGGTACGGCCAGCGCCCAGTACGAGGAGGCGTGCTTTCCCCACGGATGCAGCCTCCGCCGCCGGTACTGCGTCCCGGCCTTGCGGCGCTTTATGAGCGGCTTGTTCCGCTTCATCTGTATCAGTCCCCCGGATGTGCTGAGACGGGCGCGACGCCCGGAGCGGCGCTCGTCAAGTGGGTTGGTGTGGCGGGGCGTTGGCCCGAACTGAGAGTGACAATACACAGTGAAACGCGAATACGCAACATCTCAGGTGGTGGTGTCCCCGCTGCGCCGTGCGAGGTCCGCACCTGCTTGAAACCGGTCCCAGGCAAGCCGGTTGTCGACCGCGTCCTCGATCGCCTCCCAGACCAGCCCTCTCGCGGGGTCCTCCGGAACGTGGGGCTCTCCGCGGTTGCCCCGGATCACCGTGACCGTGTCGCCGACCGGTGGGCGGGCCCGGTGGACGAGGATGCAGGTGGGTGTTCCGTGGCCGGGGATGTAGGCCCCGGAGGTGTCGATGATCCAGCGTGCGTCGAAGCGGGGGAGGAAATCGGTGATGTACCGCTTGCCGAACTCCCGCTTCATGAACGAGTTCGCGGTCAGCTGCGCCACGAAGCCGCCCGGGACGGCCAGGTGCTCGAGCATTAGCGCGGTGAAGGGCAGGGCCAGCGAGTACTTGCCGGCCGCCACCTGCGGGTACGCGGCGCGGACCTGGTCGCGGACGGCAGGGTCCTTCGGGGTGATGTACGGCGGGTTGGCCACGCACGCGTGGTACGCGCCGGCGGCGAGTAGAGGCTCGGTGCGGTCCAGCAGGGAGTCGGCGGCGGCCACGTTGACGGGCCACGACGCCGGGACCTGGTCCAGGCTCACGCCGAGGACGGACGCCGAGCACGCCAGGAGCCGGTAGGCGGTCAGCGCGGCGGCGTACGCGTCAAGGTCCACGCCCGACACCGCTGCCAGAGCCCGCTCGACGGCCCGCGGTCCGTGCCCGACCGGAGCGGAGCGCCGGCCGCGGATCGGCGGGACGCGGGCCATGTGGAACGCGGCGACGGCGATGTGCCCGGTCCCGCAGGCGGGGTCGATCATCCGGACGTCGGCCGGCCCCCACTCCTCGATGGCCGGCTCCAGCGACAGGCGCAGCAGGAGGCGGGCGACCCAGGGCGGGGTCTGGCACAGGGCGCGCCCCTTGCGGGCTTCGTCGGACAGCAGCTGGTAGGCGTCGCCCAGTGCGTAGCCGTCCACGCGGCGCCCGTCTTCGAGGGCGGGGTGCCGGTCCCAGAACTCCTCGATGGCGTTCCAGGCGGCGGAGCCGAGCGGCTGCTCCCACAGCGGCAGCACGGCCGGATCGGCGAGAGGGGCCAGGGCGGGGTGGCAGCCGGCGAGACTCTCCAGGGACTTCAGCAGGCCGTCCGGACCCGGCGGGCGTTCGTCGGCCGGAGCCAGGCCATGTACGTGGGCATGCCGAACGAGGGCCGCGGCGTGGCTCCACAGGGCGGCCGTGCGCCGATCGCCGGTGTCGCGCGCGACCGCGGCGGTGAGTCTGTCGTAGGCGGCGGGGGGCAGGGTGCGTGTGGTCATCTTTCCTCGCAGGGGATCGGGGACTACTGGCCGGCGGTCATCGCGGCCCAGACACCGGCGAAGCCGGAGCGGGCCTTGTCCTGCACGCCGGCCGGGGCGGTCACGTAGAAGTCCTCGACCGTGCCGTAGGTCTTGGCGTCCGGCCGGACGCGGGTGCGCACGCGGTCGATGCCAGCGCCGTGGGCTTTCGTGGAGTGCTCGACGGGGCGGTCCAGGGCCGTGGAGGCGTTGTGCAGGAAGGTGCCGACTTCGGAACGGCTGCCGGTGCGGACGGTCTTCACGGACCGGTAGACCGTGCCCTTGAAGCTGGTGTCGCGGCACTCGGGCTTGGAGCAGCGGTCGCCGTGCGCGGTGTGGCACTCGGGCCGGCGACCGGCGGTGTAGGCGCGCTGCAACCGGTAGACCGCCCACGGCTCCTCGTCCAGCCGGGCGTTGAACTGGCCGAGCGCCTCAGTGTTCTGGTCGTCGGTGACCCGCCTGAACAGGGTGTCGTCCTTGTAGAGGGAGCTGTTGTCGTTCAGGGCCATCGACAGGTACTCAAGACGCAGCACGCGAGCGGCGAGGTCGGGGTACTTCCGCAGCCGCTTCAGATGGTCCGGCTGGGGCGAGCACACCCCAGCAAACGGGCATACCGGGCAATATGACTTGGACATGTCGATGCCGAGGCGGTCCTTGACGTAGCCCTGCACGTCCTCGCGGCCCCAGCCGAGCCTGAGCAAGGGATAGTCCAGGGCGAAGGTCTCGTAGCCGGCCTTCTTGTTGCGCTTGGCCTGGAACTTGTTCGCCTTGACCGCGCGCTTGTACTCGTCCGCGTTGTAGCCGAAGAGCTTGCCGACGGTCTGCCCGCTCGCTCGCTCGAGCTGGAGGCGGTCGATCGTCCAAGCCTTGTGCTTCTGGCTGCATACGTGACCGCCGGCGTACTGGGGAACCGTGCCGTTCTCCTCCAGTTCGTCCATGAGCGTCCATGGACCTTGGCTGAACACCTTGCCGGGGTTCTTGGTGTCGGAGAGGACTTCGACACCTGCCGAGTCGGGGCGCCCGGCCCGCGCGACCTGCGTGTATCGAATGCCCTTCTCCCGCAGCAACGGCAGGACGTGGTTCTCGACGTCGGCGATCGTGTCGGGAAACTCGAACCCGGTCATCGCCGTCACGATCGAGAAGTCGGAGAAGTCTTCGGCGATCCCGAAGGCGGTCGGATCGTTGATGATCGCCAGGGTCAGCGCCGTCGAGTCGACGCCGAGGCCGAAGTTGAGCGACTTGTGCTTCGTCGCGCGGAAGGATGCCAGAGCCTCCGCGGAGGCGACCTCGGCCGGAGCCGGTCCGCCGGACGACGGCGTTGCGGGGTCGGCATCGAGGTCGGGTTCGAACAGCGTGAGGGAAGTCATGGGCGTACCTGTGGGGGAGGGGCGGGTGCGGCTGGGAAGGGTCGCACCCGCCGGAGGACAGGAGGGTCAGGGCTGCGGCTTCGCGGCGCGTGCGGCGTCGAGGCCTGCGGGAGTGAGGTAGGGCCGGTGCTTCGGGCCGGTGCGGCCGTCGTCGCCGTCGGTGGGTTGGGGGACGCCGTCGGCGTCGCGGTACTCGACGAGGGCGAGGCGGGCGAGGGAGGCGGCGGTGGGCCAGGTGACGTTCCTCAGCGCGCCGTCCTCGTCGGCGGAGTCGAGGGCGGCCAGCTGGGAGTCGTTCAGGATCGACCGCCGTCCGGCGCCGGTGATGACGTACGGTCCGACGCCCTGCGCCTGCGCTTTCTCCGGCGGCAGCCGGTAGCCGTCGCCGTCGTTGCGGTAGACCAGGCCGTCGTCCAGGTAGACCTGGAGCGTCGTACGGCTGCCGTGCGATGCGAGGTGCCCCGAGGGATGTGCGCACGCGGCGCGGAGATGCTTGGGCGCCGGCGGGTAGGCGTTGCTGGTCATCGCGGGCCCTCCAGTGCGAGGACCGGTGCCGGGGCGAGCGCTGCGGCCCGCGGGTTGATCGCTGCCTTGACCTTGCGCCCGCAGCCGGGGCGCTCGCACTGCTCCGTCGCCCGGGGGTTGTGCCACTGGCAGCTCGGGCAGCTCCACATCAGCCCCGCCGAGACCGCCACTGAGGAGATCACGGCCCGCTGCTCCGGGTCGGCAGCGTCCAGGAGCTGCTCCAGTACGGGGGGATGCGGGGCGTAGTGGTTGCTGTCGTCGAGGATGACGGTGTCCTCGACGACGACGCGCAGCGGCACGGTCCCGTCCGGCCGGACGACGTGCTCGGGATCGGCGCTGTCGAGGTGGACCGAGACCCGCACGACGCCGTCCTCGGCGTCCAGGTAGCCGAAGACGAGCACGCCGGCCACCTCGATGCACGACGGTCCCTGGTCATCGGCGGGGTAGAAGACCGCGGCGCGGTTGAGGCCCTCGGCCGTCACGGCGTCGGGGAAGACGAAGTTCAGGGGAGCAATGCGGGAGCGCTGCGCCCGCCCGATCTCCTCGCAGTACAGCTCGAAGCCCTGATCGGGCACCGCGTCGCCGTCGGGACCGTAGTAGAGATCGACCGCTTCGGCGTCGTCGGCCGGGGGCTCGTCGGGCACGTCGCCCTGGCCGCCCACGTTGGCCCAGCTGCCGCGCACGTGCGAGGCGAGCTCCGCGAGGGCAGCGCCTTCCGTGGCGTAGGGCGCCGTGGTGTCCTCGTGGCGGGTCCAGATGCGCAGCATCCAGACCTGCTGGCCCGGGCGAGGCCCCAGGATGGCGGAGACGGCCGGGGACCGGCCGCCGGCGGCCTCGGCGACGATCTCGGCGTGAGCGCGCTGGGCGAGTTCACGGTACTGCGGGGGCAGTTCGGCGGCGGCCAGTGAGGGGGCCAGGGCCCCTGCGATGCGCACCAGACTCTCGATGTCGGAAGGGCGGAAGCGTTCAGCGAGCACGGTCATCCTCATCGGTGGCAGAACGTGGCGGGCACGGGTGGCCCGCCAGGCGTGGAAGGGGGGAAGGGCTAGGCGCCCAGATCAAGGAGCGCCGCGACCAGGGCGAGGGCGCGCTTACGCTCGGGGGAGACCCGCACGCGGCGGATGCGCTTCGGGTCGGAAGGGAGCCGGATGCCCACGGCCGCGCCGTGTCCGTCACGGTGCAGCTCGTACTGGTCCGCTGAGAGCATCCAGGCGTCCCAGTCGTCGGCCCTGCGCCCGGCGCGCACCAGGGATTCCGCGGTGGGTGCCGTCGCGGGGCAGGAACAGGCCGGGTCGTCGCACGGACGGCCCGCCGGATGCCGGGAGATGACGCCGCCCGAACGGTAGGTGGCTCTGGTGCCGTTGAGCATCGGGCACGCCTTCTCCGAATACATCAGGCAGGGCGGGTGGAGTCCCGGTTCCGGCGCATACCCGATGCCCACGTCCTGGGGGCGGACCAGCACGTAGAACCACCGCTCCAGCGGCCGTTCGCAGATCTGGCACAGGCCGTTCTCGAAGGCCCGGGTGCGTTTGCCCGGGTCGAGCCCGCCGAAGACCGGCAGACCGTTGTGCTCGAACGAGACGTACGGGACGACCAGGCCGCCGTGCGTGGGACGGTGCGCGCACGCCGCGGGGATCGCCGGGGCGCTCACTGGGAATCACCGCCGGAGAGCTCCCAGGAGGGGCGGGCGAGCTCGACCAGGAAGGTGTAGGCGGCGTCGCTGGCCTGGAGCTGGCGGACGACGGGGAGCTGCCGGTACCGGCTGAGGAACTCGCCGACGATCAGAGCGGTGTTGTGCGAGTCGTCCGGGTAGCTGCCGTGGTCGAGGGGGACCAGGCGGTCGCCCTCGTACTGCGGCCACGTGTACGCGGCGAGGAGCACGGCCTGGCTCCAGTTGCGCGGGTTGGCGCGGATCTTGACGAGCTCGGCGCCGGGAGCCAGTTCCCTGAGCGAGTCGAGGGGCGGTGTCCGGCGCGGTTGGGGGGTGCTCGGGCCCATGACGGTCTCCCAGTTCGAGGCGGGCTTCGGCTGCCCGGGGCGGTGAGATGGAGGGCTGCGGGGTTCGCCACGCAGCGGTGCAGTGGCCTGGCGGCCGCCCTCACGGCGCCGACGAGGGGCGGCGTTGGGGCTGTGGGGGAGGAGAGAGCGGCCGATCAACCAGACATGAGTACAGTACACATGGGAATCTAAATACGCAA includes:
- a CDS encoding GNAT family N-acetyltransferase — encoded protein: MRSTRTRLPGITLRDAAPTDADAVMRLLADVNPDDPDAFEDVRPNLSLPQEEPLSHFRALMIVAENDEGETLGVLIGGVPLWLFDHPGIDVPLAHLLAERTAIVTAVAVDPGQRGRGIGAELIRHSVRRFTRAGYGLLTLNCFPELESYYEGLGFSIMDGLNVALGPRNAVGHRWGDTRVAARLLDRYTTFVDVPGLTSPVVSGILPNTRMQRGAYFDGEQFRA
- a CDS encoding Eco57I restriction-modification methylase domain-containing protein; amino-acid sequence: MTTRTLPPAAYDRLTAAVARDTGDRRTAALWSHAAALVRHAHVHGLAPADERPPGPDGLLKSLESLAGCHPALAPLADPAVLPLWEQPLGSAAWNAIEEFWDRHPALEDGRRVDGYALGDAYQLLSDEARKGRALCQTPPWVARLLLRLSLEPAIEEWGPADVRMIDPACGTGHIAVAAFHMARVPPIRGRRSAPVGHGPRAVERALAAVSGVDLDAYAAALTAYRLLACSASVLGVSLDQVPASWPVNVAAADSLLDRTEPLLAAGAYHACVANPPYITPKDPAVRDQVRAAYPQVAAGKYSLALPFTALMLEHLAVPGGFVAQLTANSFMKREFGKRYITDFLPRFDARWIIDTSGAYIPGHGTPTCILVHRARPPVGDTVTVIRGNRGEPHVPEDPARGLVWEAIEDAVDNRLAWDRFQAGADLARRSGDTTT